The sequence below is a genomic window from Eubalaena glacialis isolate mEubGla1 unplaced genomic scaffold, mEubGla1.1.hap2.+ XY scaffold_727, whole genome shotgun sequence.
GACGAGGAGCTCAGCTGCAGGGAGCCGCGCTGCCCTCGGCCTCGCGCTTGCCTTTGCCCCCGGGGGGCTCCGCTCCGCCGGCCTTGCCCtctcccgccgccgccccggcagCCTCCTCTTTGGCGCCCTCGTGGGTTTTCATGTGTTTGGCCAGGTGGTCGCTGCGCATGAAGACTCGGCTGCAGACTGCGCAGGGGAACTTCTTGGTGCCGGTGTGGGTCTGGAGGCGGCGCTGCAGCTCGTCGGAGCGCGTGAAGCGCTTGCCGCAGAAGAGCCAGTTGCACACGAAGGGGCGGTCGCCGCTGTGCCAGCGCAAGTGTGCCTTCAGGTGCGATGTCTTGGCGTAGGCTTTCCCACAGCCCGGGATGTGGCAATTGTGCAAATGCTTCTTCTTGCCCCCATCGGGCCCGCACGGAGCCCCCAGTCGCTCCGCCTCCAGGCAGTTGGGGCAGCGGCACACGGTCTGGCCTGAGCTGCGGGGCGCTGACCGCCGGGAGCCTTTGGGCCGGGCCGCCCCATCCAGACTGGTATCCAGCCCCTGGGATTCCGGGGCGGCTGCTTCCAAGGCCTTCGCCCCGTCGGGAGGCCCGAGGAGGTGCTGCCCTCCggcggctgggaggaggtggtgcgGGTGCGGGTGTGGGTGGGGCGGCTGGGCACAAAGCTGGTGGTCTCCGACGTAGCCCCCCAAGCCAGCCTGAAGCGCCCCGGGGTGGCCAG
It includes:
- the LOC133083826 gene encoding transcription factor Sp6-like; this encodes MGLGMIPIRDKVMKGSRDIRWAPAQLKSMRERFLVQLPARDLPQLHNHAPPADLHSYRGPLCHAHCYSSRVTCEDLESDSPLAPGPSSKLLQPDVSHHYESWFRPTRPGTEEGSWWDLHPGTSWMDLPHTQGALTSPGHPGALQAGLGGYVGDHQLCAQPPHPHPHPHHLLPAAGGQHLLGPPDGAKALEAAAPESQGLDTSLDGAARPKGSRRSAPRSSGQTVCRCPNCLEAERLGAPCGPDGGKKKHLHNCHIPGCGKAYAKTSHLKAHLRWHSGDRPFVCNWLFCGKRFTRSDELQRRLQTHTGTKKFPCAVCSRVFMRSDHLAKHMKTHEGAKEEAAGAAAGEGKAGGAEPPGGKGKREAEGSAAPCS